A stretch of the Muntiacus reevesi chromosome 8, mMunRee1.1, whole genome shotgun sequence genome encodes the following:
- the ABCF3 gene encoding ATP-binding cassette sub-family F member 3, with translation MATCAEILRSEFPEIDGQVFDYVTGVLHSGSADFESVDDLVEAVGELLQEVSGDSKDDAGIRAVCQRMYNTLRLAEPQTQGNSQVLLDAPIQLSKITENYDCGTKLPGLLKREQSSTVNAKKLEKAEARLKAKQEKRSEKDILKTSNPLVLEEASASQAGSRKESRLESSGKNKSYDVRIENFDVSFGDRVLLAGADVNLAWGRRYGLVGRNGLGKTTLLKMLATRSLRVPAHISLLHVEQEVAGDDTPALQSVLESDTVREDLLRRERELSAQIATGRAEGSQAAQLAEIYAKLEEIEADKAPARASVILAGLGFTPKMQQQPTREFSGGWRMRLALARALFARPDLLLLDEPTNMLDVRAILWLENYLQTWPSTILVVSHDRNFLNAIATDIIHLHSQRLDGYRGDFETFIKSKQERLLNQQREYEAQQQYRQHIQVFIDRFRYNANRASQVQSKLKMLEKLPELKPVDKELEVVMKFPDGFEKFSPPVLQLDEVDFYYDPKHIIFSRLSVSADLESRICVVGENGAGKSTMLKLLMGDLTPVQGIRHAHRNLKIGYFSQHHVEQLDLNVSAVELLARKFPGRPEEEYRHQLGRYGISGELAVRPVASLSGGQKSRVAFAQMTMPCPNFYILDEPTNHLDMETIEALGRALNNFRGGVILVSHDERFIRLVCRELWVCEGGGVTRVEGGFDQYRALLQEQFRREGFL, from the exons ATGGCGACTTGCGCTGAAATCCTGCGGAGCGAGTTCCCCGAAATTGACGGACAGGTCTTCGACTACGTGACGG GCGTCTTGCACAGCGGCAGTGCGGACTTCGAGTCTGTGGATGACCTGGTGGAAGCTGTGGGGGAACTGTTGCAGGAGGTGTCCGGGGACAGCAAGGATGACGCGGGCATCAGGGCCGTGTGCCAGCGCATGTACAACACTCTGCGCCT GGCGGAACCACAGACCCAGGGAAACAGCCAGGTGCTACTAGACGCCCCCATCCAGTTGTCAAAGATAACAGAGAACTACG ACTGTGGCACCAAACTTCCAGGCCTGCTAAAGAGGGAACAGTCCTCg ACCGTGAATGCAAAGAAGCTAGAGAAAGCTGAGGCTCGATTGAAGGCAAAGCAGGAGAAGCGCTCAGAGAAGGACATACTCAAGACCAGCAACCCTCT AGTCTTGGAAGAGGCATCAGCCAGCCAGGCAGGCAGCAGAAAGGAAAGTCGGTTGGAATCATCTGGAAAGAACAAATCCTACGATGTGCGAATTGAGAACTTTGATGTGTCTTTTGGCGATAG GGTACTGCTGGCTGGAGCAGATGTGAACCTCGCATGGGGCCGCCGCTATGGGCTAGTGGGTCGGAATGGGCTGGGGAAGACGACGCTGCTGAAGATGCTGGCCACCAGGAGCCTGCGGGTTCCAGCCCACATTTCCCTGCTACATGTGGAGCAAGAGGTTGCTGGAGACGACACCCCTGCCCTGCAGAGCGTGCTGGAGAGTGACACGGTGCGAGAAGACCTCCTGCGTCGGGAGCGGGAGCTCAGTGCCCAGATTGCTACTGGCAG GGCCGAGGGCTCACAAGCTGCACAGCTGGCAGAAATCTATGCCAAGTTGGAGGAGATTGAGGCTGACAAAGCACCTGCCAG AGCATCAGTCATTCTTGCTGGGCTTGGCTTTACCCCCAAAATGCAGCAGCAGCCCACCCG GGAGTTCTCAGGTGGCTGGAGGATGAGATTGGCCCTGGCCCGGGCTCTGTTTGCTAG GCCAGATCTGCTGCTGTTAGATG AACCCACTAACATGCTGGATGTAAGGGCCATCCTGTGGCTGGAGAATTATCTGCAG ACGTGGCCCTCCACAATCCTGGTCGTCTCCCATGACCGCAACTTCCTGAATGCCATAGCCACAGACATCATCCACCTGCACAGCCAGCGGCTGGATGGTTACCGGGGAGACTTTGAGACCTTCATCAAGAGCAAGCAGGAGCGACTGCTCAATCAGCAGCGTGAATATGAGGCCCAGCAACAGTATCGCCAGCATATCCAG GTTTTTATTGACCGGTTTCGCTACAATGCCAACAGAGCCTCCCAAGTGCAGAGCAAACTCAAGATGCTGGAGAAACT ACCAGAGCTGAAACCTGTGGACAAGGAGCTGGAGGTAGTGATGAA GTTCCCTGATGGATTTGAGAAGTTCTCACCACCAGTCTTGCAACTGGATGAGGTGGACTTCTACTACGACCCAAAGCACATCATCTTCAGCCGTCTCTCCGTCTCTGCCGATCTTGAATCCCGCATCTGTGTG GTTGGGGAGAATGGGGCTGGGAAGTCTACCATGCTGAAGTTGCTTATGGGGGACCTGACACCTGTTCAGGGCATCAGACATGCTCACAG GAATCTGAAGATTGGCTATTTCAGCCAGCACCACGTGGAGCAGCTGGACCTGAATGTCAGTGCTGTGGAACTGCTAGCACGCAAGTTCCCTG GACGGCCTGAGGAAGAGTACCGTCACCAGCTGGGCCGGTATGGCATCTCTGGAGAACTGGCCGTGCGCCCTGTTGCCAGCTTATCTGGGGGCCAGAAGAGCAGGGTGGCCTTTGCTCAGATGACCATGCCCTG TCCCAACTTCTACATTCTGGATGAACCCACAAACCACCTGGATATGGAGACCATTGAGGCTCTGGGCCGTGCTCTCAACAACTTCAGG GGTGGTGTGATTCTGGTGTCCCATGACGAGCGCTTCATCCGGTTGGTGTGTCGGGAGCTGTGGGTGTGCGAAGGAGGCGGCGTCACCCGGGTTGAGGGGGGATTTGATCAGTACCGAGCTCTTCTCCAGGAACAGTTCCGCCGTGAGGGCTTCCTCTAG
- the AP2M1 gene encoding AP-2 complex subunit mu: protein MIGGLFIYNHKGEVLISRVYRDDIGRNAVDAFRVNVIHARQQVRSPVTNIARTSFFHVKRSNIWLAAVTKQNVNAAMVFEFLYKMCDVMAAYFGKISEENIKNNFVLIYELLDEILDFGYPQNSETGALKTFITQQGIKSQTKEEQSQITSQVTGQIGWRREGIKYRRNELFLDVLESVNLLMSPQGQVLSAHVSGRVVMKSYLSGMPECKFGMNDKIVIEKQGKGTADETSKSGKQSIAIDDCTFHQCVRLSKFDSERSISFIPPDGEFELMRYRTTKDIILPFRVIPLVREVGRTKLEVKVVIKSNFKPSLLAQKIEVRIPTPLNTSGVQVICMKGKAKYKASENAIVWKIKRMAGMKESQISAEIELLPTNDKKKWARPPISMNFEVPFAPSGLKVRYLKVFEPKLNYSDHDVIKWVRYIGRSGIYETRC from the exons ATGATTGGAGGCTTATTCATCTATAATCACAAGGGGGAGGTGCTCATCTCCCGGGTCTACCGAGATGACATCGG GAGGAATGCAGTGGACGCCTTTCGGGTCAATGTTATCCACGCCCGGCAGCAGGTGCGCAGCCCCGTCACCAACATCGCTCGCACCAGTTTCTTCCATGTTAAAAGGTCCAACATCTGGCTGGCAGCTGTCACCAAGCAGAATGTCAATGCTGCCATGGTCTTCGAATTCCTCTATAAGATGTGTGACGTAATGGCTGCCTACTTTGGCAAGATCAGTGAAGAGAACATCAAGAACAATTTTGTGCTCATATATGAGCTGCTGGATG AGATCCTAGACTTTGGCTACCCACAGAACTCGGAGACAGGTGCACTGAAAACCTTCATCACCCAGCAGGGCATCAAGAGCCAG ACAAAAGAAGAGCAGTCTCAGATCACCAGCCAGGTGACCGGGCAGATTGGCTGGCGGCGGGAGGGCATCAAGTATCGCCGGAATGAGCTCTTCCTGGATGTGCTGGAGAGTGTGAACCTCCTCATGTCCCCGCAAG GGCAGGTCCTAAGCGCCCATGTGTCAGGCCGGGTGGTGATGAAGAGCTATCTGAGTGGCATGCCTGAGTGCAAGTTTGGAATGAATGACAAGATCGTCATtgagaagcaaggcaaaggcaCAGCTGATGAAACAAGCAAGAG CGGGAAGCAATCAATTGCCATTGATGACTGCACCTTCCACCAGTGTGTGCGACTCAGCAAGTTTGATTCTGAACGCAGCATCAGCTTTATCCCACCAGATGGAGAATTTGAACTCATGAG GTATCGCACCACCAAGGACATCATCCTTCCTTTTCGCGTCATCCCACTAGTTCGGGAAGTGGGACGCACCAAGCTGGAGGTCAAGGTGGTCATTAAGTCCAACTTCAAACCCTCACTACTGGCTCAGAAGATTGAG GTGCGGATCCCAACCCCACTGAACACTAGCGGGGTGCAGGTAATCTGCATGAAGGGGAAGGCCAAGTATAAGGCCAGCGAGAACGCCATCGTATGGAA GATCAAGCGCATGGCAGGCATGAAGGAATCCCAAATCAGCGCTGAGATTGAGCTGCTGCCCACCAACGACAAGAAGAAATGGGCTCGACCCCCCATTTCAATGAACTTTGAG GTGCCATTTGCACCTTCTGGCCTCAAGGTGCGCTACTTGAAGGTGTTTGAACCGAAGCTGAACTACAGCGACCACGATGTCATCAAATGGGTTCGGTACATTGGCCGCAGCGGCATTTATGAGACCCGCTGCTAG
- the DVL3 gene encoding segment polarity protein dishevelled homolog DVL-3 isoform X1 — MGETKIIYHLDGQETPYLVKLPLPAERVTLADFKGVLQRPSYKFFFKSMDDDFGVVKEEISDDNAKLPCFNGRVVSWLVSAEGSHPEPAPFCADSPAELPPPMERTGGIGDSRPPSFHPHAGGGSQENLDNDTETDSLVSAQRERPRRRDGPEHTTRLNGTAKGERRREPGGYDSSSTLMSSELETTSFFDSDEDDSTSRFSSSTEQSSASRLMRRHKRRRRKQKVSRIERSSSFSSITDSTMSLNIITVTLNMEKYNFLGISIVGQSNERGDGGIYIGSIMKGGAVAADGRIEPGDMLLQVNEINFENMSNDDAVRVLREIVHKPGPITLTVAKCWDPSPRGCFTLPRSEPIRPIDPAAWVSHTAAMTGTFPAYGMSPSLSTITSTSSSITSSIPDTERLDDFHLSIHSDMAAIVKAMASPESGLEVRDRMWLKITIPNAFIGSDVVDWLYHNVEGFTDRREARKYASNLLKAGFIRHTVNKITFSEQCYYIFGDLCGNMANLSLHDHDGSSGASDQDTLAPLPHPGAAPWPMAFPYQYPPPPHPYNPHPGFPELGYSYGGGSASSQHSEGSRSSGSNRSGSDRRKEKDPKAGDSKSGGSGSESDHTTRSSLRGPRERAPSERSGPAASEHSHRSHHSLASSLRSHHTHPSYGPPGVPPLYGPPMLMMPPPPTAMGPPGAPPGRDLASVPPELTASRQSFRMAMGNPTKNFGLFDFL; from the exons ATGGGCGAGACCAAGATCATCTACCACCTGGACGGGCAGGAGACGCCGTACCTGGTGAAGCTGCCCCTGCCCGCCGAGCGCGTCACCTTGGCGGACTTTAAGGGCGTTCTGCAACGACCCAGCTATAAGTTCTTCTTCAAGTCTATGGACGACGATTTCGG AGTGGTGAAGGAGGAGATCTCGGACGACAATGCCAAGCTGCCCTGCTTCAATGGCCGGGTGGTGTCCTGG CTGGTGTCGGCTGAAGGCTCACACCCAGAACCAGCGCCCTTCTGTGCTGACAGCCCAGCAGAACTACCACCACCCATGGAGCGCACGGGAGGCATCGGCGATTCCCGGCCCCCATCGTTCCA CCCTCACGCTGGTGGGGGCAGCCAGGAGAACCTGGACAATGACACAGAGACTGACTCCTTGGTGTCTGCCCAGCGAGAGCGGCCACGCCGAAGGGACGGCCCAGAGCACA CAACCCGGCTGAATGGAACTGCCAAGGGGGAGCGGCGACGAGAGCCAGGGGGTTATGACAGCTCCTCTACCCTGATGAGCAGCGAGTTGGAGACCACCAGCTTCTTTGATTCAGATGAGGATGACTCCACCAGCAG GTTCAGCAGCTCCACAGAGCAGAGCAGCGCCTCACGCCTGATGAGGAGACACAAGCGGCGGCGGCGGAAGCAGAAGGTTTCCCGGATTGAGCGG TCTTCGTCCTTCAGCAGCATCACGGACTCCACCATGTCACTCAACATCATCACCGTCACACTCAACATGG aaaagtataacttcttGGGCATCTCCATTGTGGGCCAAAGCAACGAGCGTGGTGATGGAGGCATCTACATCGGCTCCATCATGAAGGGTGGGGCCGTGGCTGCTGATGGACGCATTGAGCCAGGAGACATGCTATTACAG GTAAACGAGATCAACTTTGAGAACATGAGTAACGATGATGCGGTCCGAGTACTTCGGGAAATTGTACACAAACCAGG GCCCATCACCTTGACTGTAGCCAAGTGCTGGGACCCAAGTCCACGTGGGTGCTTCACACTGCCCAGGA GTGAGCCCATCCGACCCATTGACCCTGcggcctgggtctcccacactgcagccaTGACCGGCACCTTCCCTGCCTACGGCATGAGCCCCTCCCTGagcaccatcacctccaccagctcctccatcaccagctccatcCCTGACACAGAGC gcctAGACGACTTCCACCTGTCCATCCACAGTGACATGGCCGCCATAGTAAAAGCCATGGCCTCCCCTGAATCCGGGCTAGAGGTCCGTGACCGAATGTGGCTCAAGATTACCATCCCCAACGCTTTCATTG GCTCGGATGTGGTGGACTGGCTGTACCACAATGTTGAAGGCTTCACGGACCGGCGAGAGGCCCGCAAGTATGCCAGCAACCTGCTGAAAGCCGGCTTCATCCGCCACACTGTCAACAAGATCACCTTCTCCGAGCAGTGCTACTACATCTTTGGCGATCTCTGTGGCA ACATGGCCAACCTCTCCCTCCACGATCACGACGGCTCCAGCGGCGCCTCTGACCAGGACACGCTGGCCCCTCTGCCGCACCCAGGGGCCGCCCCTTGGCCCATGGCTTTCCCTTACCAGTATCCGCCGCCCCCACACCCCTACAATCCGCACCCAGGCTTCCCAGAGCTGGGGTACAGCTATGGCGGGGGCAGCGCCAGCAGTCAGCACAGTGAAG GCAGCCGGAGCAGTGGCTCCAATCGTAGCGGCAGCGACCGGCGGAAGGAGAAGGACCCTAAGGCCGGGGACTCGAAGTCGGGCGGCAGCGGCAGCGAATCGGACCACACGACCCGCAGCAGCCTGCGGGGGCCGCGGGAGCGGGCGCCCAGCGAGCGCTCGGGTCCTGCCGCCAGCGAGCACAGCCACCGCAGCCACCACTCGCTGGCCAGCAGCCTGCGCAGCCATCACACGCACCCAAGCTACGGCCCCCCTGGGGTGCCCCCTCTCTACGGGCCCCCCATGTTGATGATGCCCCCACCGCCCACGGCCATGGGGCCCCCGGGAGCCCCTCCGGGCCGCGACCTGGCCTCTGTGCCCCCTGAACTGACCGCCAGCAGACAGTCCTTCCGCATGGCCATGGGAAACCCCA CCAAGAATTTCGGGCTGTTTGACTTTCTGTGA
- the DVL3 gene encoding segment polarity protein dishevelled homolog DVL-3 isoform X2: MGETKIIYHLDGQETPYLVKLPLPAERVTLADFKGVLQRPSYKFFFKSMDDDFGVVKEEISDDNAKLPCFNGRVVSWLVSAEGSHPEPAPFCADSPAELPPPMERTGGIGDSRPPSFHPHAGGGSQENLDNDTETDSLVSAQRERPRRRDGPEHTTRLNGTAKGERRREPGGYDSSSTLMSSELETTSFFDSDEDDSTSRFSSSTEQSSASRLMRRHKRRRRKQKVSRIERSSSFSSITDSTMSLNIITVTLNMEKYNFLGISIVGQSNERGDGGIYIGSIMKGGAVAADGRIEPGDMLLQVNEINFENMSNDDAVRVLREIVHKPGPITLTVAKCWDPSPRGCFTLPRSEPIRPIDPAAWVSHTAAMTGTFPAYGMSPSLSTITSTSSSITSSIPDTERLDDFHLSIHSDMAAIVKAMASPESGLEVRDRMWLKITIPNAFIGSDVVDWLYHNVEGFTDRREARKYASNLLKAGFIRHTVNKITFSEQCYYIFGDLCGNMANLSLHDHDGSSGASDQDTLAPLPHPGAAPWPMAFPYQYPPPPHPYNPHPGFPELGYSYGGGSASSQHSEGSRSSGSNRSGSDRRKEKDPKAGDSKSGGSGSESDHTTRSSLRGPRERAPSERSGPAASEHSHRSHHSLASSLRSHHTHPSYGPPGVPPLYGPPMLMMPPPPTAMGPPGAPPGRDLASVPPELTASRQSFRMAMGNPSEFFVDVM; this comes from the exons ATGGGCGAGACCAAGATCATCTACCACCTGGACGGGCAGGAGACGCCGTACCTGGTGAAGCTGCCCCTGCCCGCCGAGCGCGTCACCTTGGCGGACTTTAAGGGCGTTCTGCAACGACCCAGCTATAAGTTCTTCTTCAAGTCTATGGACGACGATTTCGG AGTGGTGAAGGAGGAGATCTCGGACGACAATGCCAAGCTGCCCTGCTTCAATGGCCGGGTGGTGTCCTGG CTGGTGTCGGCTGAAGGCTCACACCCAGAACCAGCGCCCTTCTGTGCTGACAGCCCAGCAGAACTACCACCACCCATGGAGCGCACGGGAGGCATCGGCGATTCCCGGCCCCCATCGTTCCA CCCTCACGCTGGTGGGGGCAGCCAGGAGAACCTGGACAATGACACAGAGACTGACTCCTTGGTGTCTGCCCAGCGAGAGCGGCCACGCCGAAGGGACGGCCCAGAGCACA CAACCCGGCTGAATGGAACTGCCAAGGGGGAGCGGCGACGAGAGCCAGGGGGTTATGACAGCTCCTCTACCCTGATGAGCAGCGAGTTGGAGACCACCAGCTTCTTTGATTCAGATGAGGATGACTCCACCAGCAG GTTCAGCAGCTCCACAGAGCAGAGCAGCGCCTCACGCCTGATGAGGAGACACAAGCGGCGGCGGCGGAAGCAGAAGGTTTCCCGGATTGAGCGG TCTTCGTCCTTCAGCAGCATCACGGACTCCACCATGTCACTCAACATCATCACCGTCACACTCAACATGG aaaagtataacttcttGGGCATCTCCATTGTGGGCCAAAGCAACGAGCGTGGTGATGGAGGCATCTACATCGGCTCCATCATGAAGGGTGGGGCCGTGGCTGCTGATGGACGCATTGAGCCAGGAGACATGCTATTACAG GTAAACGAGATCAACTTTGAGAACATGAGTAACGATGATGCGGTCCGAGTACTTCGGGAAATTGTACACAAACCAGG GCCCATCACCTTGACTGTAGCCAAGTGCTGGGACCCAAGTCCACGTGGGTGCTTCACACTGCCCAGGA GTGAGCCCATCCGACCCATTGACCCTGcggcctgggtctcccacactgcagccaTGACCGGCACCTTCCCTGCCTACGGCATGAGCCCCTCCCTGagcaccatcacctccaccagctcctccatcaccagctccatcCCTGACACAGAGC gcctAGACGACTTCCACCTGTCCATCCACAGTGACATGGCCGCCATAGTAAAAGCCATGGCCTCCCCTGAATCCGGGCTAGAGGTCCGTGACCGAATGTGGCTCAAGATTACCATCCCCAACGCTTTCATTG GCTCGGATGTGGTGGACTGGCTGTACCACAATGTTGAAGGCTTCACGGACCGGCGAGAGGCCCGCAAGTATGCCAGCAACCTGCTGAAAGCCGGCTTCATCCGCCACACTGTCAACAAGATCACCTTCTCCGAGCAGTGCTACTACATCTTTGGCGATCTCTGTGGCA ACATGGCCAACCTCTCCCTCCACGATCACGACGGCTCCAGCGGCGCCTCTGACCAGGACACGCTGGCCCCTCTGCCGCACCCAGGGGCCGCCCCTTGGCCCATGGCTTTCCCTTACCAGTATCCGCCGCCCCCACACCCCTACAATCCGCACCCAGGCTTCCCAGAGCTGGGGTACAGCTATGGCGGGGGCAGCGCCAGCAGTCAGCACAGTGAAG GCAGCCGGAGCAGTGGCTCCAATCGTAGCGGCAGCGACCGGCGGAAGGAGAAGGACCCTAAGGCCGGGGACTCGAAGTCGGGCGGCAGCGGCAGCGAATCGGACCACACGACCCGCAGCAGCCTGCGGGGGCCGCGGGAGCGGGCGCCCAGCGAGCGCTCGGGTCCTGCCGCCAGCGAGCACAGCCACCGCAGCCACCACTCGCTGGCCAGCAGCCTGCGCAGCCATCACACGCACCCAAGCTACGGCCCCCCTGGGGTGCCCCCTCTCTACGGGCCCCCCATGTTGATGATGCCCCCACCGCCCACGGCCATGGGGCCCCCGGGAGCCCCTCCGGGCCGCGACCTGGCCTCTGTGCCCCCTGAACTGACCGCCAGCAGACAGTCCTTCCGCATGGCCATGGGAAACCCCAGTGAGTTCTTTGTGGATGTGATGTGA